A window of the Arachis duranensis cultivar V14167 chromosome 5, aradu.V14167.gnm2.J7QH, whole genome shotgun sequence genome harbors these coding sequences:
- the LOC107491332 gene encoding ABC transporter A family member 7 has product MDNHANEPASFWTQANALLRKNLTFQKRNAKTNVRLIMFPFVLCLLLLLLQKLVDNQLDKDKYKCGCTCTKSEDGQCLEKVCGAQYSDLDQVGACAVPNPPEWPPVQQVPAPNYRAVSADFISESDLPNRSCRSNGSCPITMLFTGKNQSFGQILYRNMIPSNFTMNTSNVMASLATDLLGSASKTENTNFLESAFFSGLPVYYLQKQCTENSTFSFPLQIESYSIQQEVTCAQVLPLWRNSPSEVNNELYKGYRKGNSERQINEIAAGYDFLNSNHNIYNVSIWYNSTYKNDTGFDPIALARVPRSVNLVSNAYLQFLMGPNTKLLFEFVKEMPKPETKIKFDLASLLGGLFFTWVVLQLFPVVLTSLVYEKQQKLRIMMKMHGLSDGPYWMISYGYFLALSVIYMLCFVLFGSGIGLKFFTKNDYSIQFVFYFIYINLQISLAFLLASMFSNVKTATVTAYIGVFGTGLLGGFLFQFFVQDTSFPRGWIIVLELYPGFSLYRGLYEFSQSAFSGDKLETHGMRWGDLSNSTNGMKDVLIIMFVEWIFVLFFAYYIDQVFLSGSAKGPFFFLKRFQKKPLSSFRKPSLGKQGSKVFIQMDKPDVSQEREKVEQLLLEPTINQAIVCDNLKKVYPGRDGNPEKFAVRGLSLALPNGECFGMLGPNGAGKTSFINMMIGLTKPTSGTAFVQGLDIRTHMDGIYTSMGVCPQHDLLWETLTGREHLLFYGRLKNLKGSALTQAVEESLKSVNLFHGGVADKHAGKYSGGMKRRLSVAISLIGDPRVVYMDEPSTGLDPASRNNLWNVVRRAKQDRAIILTTHSMEEAEVLCDRLGIFVDGSLQCIGNPKELKARYGGTYVFTMTTTMDHEKDVESMVQQLYPAAKKVYHISGTQKFELPKEEVRIASVFRAVETAKRNFTVSAWGLADTTLEDVFIKVARDAQAFEKLS; this is encoded by the exons ATGGATAATCATGCGAACGAACCTGCAAGTTTCTGGACTCAAGCAAACGCTCTCCTCCGGAAGAATTTAACATTCCAG AAGAGAAATGCGAAGACAAATGTGAGGCTAATCATGTTCCCATTCGTGCTGTGcctgctgctgctgcttctcCAGAAGCTGGTGGACAACCAGCTGGACAAGGACAAATACAAGTGTGGTTGCACCTGTACCAAGTCAGAAGATGGGCAGTGCCTTGAGAAAGTGTGTGGTGCTCAGTACTCAGATTTGGACCAAGTTGGTGCTTGTGCCGTTCCCAATCCTCCTGAGTGGCCTCCCGTGCAACAAGTGCCTGCCCCTAATTACAGAGCCGTCTCCGCTGACTTTATTTCCGAGTCCGATCTTCCAAACCGCTCCTGCAGGAGTAACGGCTCTTGTCCTATCACCATGCTCTTCACGGGAAAAAACCAATCATTTGGTCAAA TTTTGTACAGGAATATGATCCCTAGTAACTTTACTATGAATACATCTAATGTGATGGCTAGTTTGGCCACAGATCTGCTG GGATCAGCATCAAAGACAGAAAACACCAATTTTCTTGAATCCGCTTTCTTTTCAGGCCTTCCTGTTTATTATCTACAAAAGCAATGCACAGAGAACTCTACATTTTCCTTTCCACTCCAGATAGAATCCTATAGTATACAGCAAG aggtaACATGTGCTCAGGTTTTACCTTTGTGGCGTAATAGTCCTTCTGAAGTGAACAATGAACTATATAAAGGTTATCGAAAAGGGAACTCCGAGAGACAGATCAATGAGATAGCTGCAG GTTACGATTTTCTAAATTCCaatcacaatatatataatgtcAGCATATGGTACAACTCAACCTACAAAAATGACACTGGCTTTGATCCTATTGCATTGGCAAGGGTTCCTCGTTCCGTAAATCTG GTATCAAATGCCTACCTTCAATTTTTGATGGGTCCTAATACCAAACTGTTGTTTGAGTTTGTGAAGGAAATGCCAAAACCTGAGACCAAAATCAAGTTTGATTTGGCTTCTCTTTTGGGTGGTCTCTTCTTTACATGGGTCGTCCTACAGCTTTTCCCT GTTGTTCTAACATCTCTAGTTTATGAGAAGCAACAAAAGTTAAGAATCATGATGAAAATGCATGGTCTTAGTGATGGACCATATTGGATGATTTCATATGGTTATTTTCTTGCACTATCTGTGATCTACATGCTGTGTTTTGTGCTATTTGGTTCAGGCATAG GGTTAAAATTCTTTACAAAGAATGACTACAGCATCCAATTCGTGTTTTACTTCATCTatataaatttacaaatttCGCTGGCATTTCTATTGGCTTCCATGTTTTCAAATGTCAAGACTGCTACAG TAACTGCATACATAGGGGTATTTGGAACTGGGCTGTTAGGTGGTTTTCTTTTCCAGTTTTTTGTTCAGGATACATCATTCCCAA GAGGGTGGATCATTGTTTTGGAATTGTATCCTGGTTTTAGTTTATATCGTGGTCTGTATGAGTTTTCGCAATCTGCCTTCAGTGGGGATAAATTGGAAACTCATGGTATGCGCTGGGGAGATCTAAGCAATAGCACAAATGGCATGAAGGATGTCTTAATTATCATGTTTGTCGAATGGATATTCGTCCTTTTCTTTGCTTATTACATTGATCAAGTTTTTTTGTCTGGAAGTGCAAAAGGtcccttctttttcttgaaAAGGTTTCAGAAAAAGCCGCTCTCTTCTTTTCGGAAGCCTAGTTTGGGAAAGCAGGGATCTAAAGTTTTCATTCAGATGGATAAACCTGATGTTAGCCAAGAG agGGAGAAGGTGGAGCAACTGCTACTTGAACCAACTATTAATCAAGCAATCGTATGTGACAACCTAAAAAAGGTCTATCCCGGGAGGGATGGTAATCCAGAGAAGTTTGCAGTAAGAGGCTTATCCCTTGCTTTGCCCAACGGGGAATGCTTCGGTATGCTTGGTCCCAATGGTGCTGGGAAGACCTCCTTTATCAATATG ATGATCGGCCTCACAAAGCCAACCTCTGGTACAGCATTTGTTCAAGGTCTGGACATAAGAACTCATATGGATGGAATATATACTAGCATGGGTGTCTGTCCACAACATGA CTTGCTGTGGGAAACCCTGACAGGAAGAGAACATCTACTCTTTTATGGAAGACTTAAGAATCTTAAGGGTTCAGCCTTAACACAA GCAGTGGAAGAATCATTGAAGAGTGTAAACCTTTTCCATGGAGGAGTTGCTGATAAACATGCTGGAAAATACAGTGGGGGAATGAAGAGGAGGCTTAGTGTTGCAATTTCATTGATTGGGGATCCTAGA GTTGTTTACATGGATGAGCCAAGTACTGGATTGGACCCAGCATCAAGAAACAACTTGTGGAATGTTGTTAGGCGCGCGAAACAGGATCGTGCTATCATCCTCACCA CACATTCCATGGAAGAGGCAGAGGTCTTATGTGATCGGTTAGGAATATTTGTCGATGGTAGCTTGCAGTGCATAGGAAATCCAAAGGAG CTGAAAGCCAGATATGGGGGAACTTATGTGTTCACAATGACAACAACTATGGATCATGAGAAAGATGTGGAGAGCATGGTGCAACAACTCTACCCGGCTGCTAAGAAGGTTTACCACATCTCTGGCACCCAGAAGTTTGAGCTCCCCAAAGAAGAGGTCAGGATAGCTAGTGTGTTCCGAGCCGTCGAAACTGCAAAGCGAAACTTCACAGTCTCTGCATGGGGTTTAGCTGACACCACATTGGAAGATGTCTTCATCAAGGTTGCCCGTGACGCTCAGGCATTTGAGAAATTGTCTTAA
- the LOC107491331 gene encoding probable ethanolamine kinase, whose amino-acid sequence MGAEVKIWNPVEVAEQARKDYASQIHSSQLIIDPSLSFSQMKPLIIKLCKDMFKDWSNLDDSCFDVDKISGGITNLLLKVRVKDGNSVDDIITIRLYGPNTEHIIDRHRELQATKYITSAGFGAKWLGIFGNGMVQSFINAHTLSPSDMREPKLAAKIANALRRFHHLEVPGSREPQLWNDVWKFFEKASTLKFDDSEKQKAYDTISFKEVHNEIVELQELTDCLNSPVIFSHNDLLSGNIMVNAEEDKVYIIDYEYASYNYRGFDIGNHFAEYAGFDCDFELYPNMNQQYHFFRHYIQPDRPNEVSEKDLETFYVEANTYALASHLFWSLWGIIQARMSPIDFDYLGYFFLRYNEYKRRKESFMSMARSYISGGKNK is encoded by the exons ATGGGTGCCGAGGTTAAGATCTGGAATCCCGTGGAAGTAGCAGAGCAAGCCCGCAAAGACTATGCCTCGCAGATTCATTCTTCTCAGCTCATCATTGACCCTTCGCTCTCTTTCTCTCAAATGAAGCCTCTGATCAT CAAGTTGTGTAAGGATATGTTCAAGGATTggtcaaatttggatgattcttgCTTTGATGTTGATAAAATATCTGGAGGCATAACAAATTTGT TACTCAAGGTTAGAGTTAAGGACGGAAATtctgttgatgacattattacAATCAGACTGTATGGACCAAACACTGAGCACATTATTGATCGTCACAGGGAGTTGCAG GCTACCAAATACATCACATCTGCAGGATTTGGTGCTAAGTGGCTTGGAATTTTTGGAAATGGCATGGTGCAATCTTTTATAAATGCACATACTCTCAGCCCATCAG ATATGCGAGAGCCAAAGTTGGCTGCTAAAATAGCAAATGCATTGAGAAGATTTCATCATTTGGAAGTTCCTGGTTCTAGGGAACCCCAATTATGGAATGATGTTTGGAAGTTCTTTGAGAAAG CTTCCACTCTAAAGTTTGATGATAGCGAAAAGCAAAAGGCTTATGATACTATTTCATTCAAGGAAGTTCACAATGAAATTGTTGAACTGCAG GAGTTGACTGACTGTCTCAATTCTCCAGTCATCTTTTCTCACAATGACTTGCTTTCTGGAAATATAATGGTTAATGCTGAAGAAG ATAAAGTTTACATCATTGATTATGAATATGCCTCGTACAACTACAGAGGCTTCGACATTGGAAACCACTTTGCAGAATATGCTGGCTTTGATTGTGATTTTGAGTT GTACCCAAACATGAATCAACAATACCATTTCTTCAGGCATTACATACAACCTGACAGACCAAATGAG GTTTCTGAGAAAGATCTTGAAACATTTTATGTTGAGGCAAATACATATGCATTGGCTTCGCACCTTTTCTGGTCTTTGTGGGGGATAATTCAG GCAAGGATGTCGCCGATCGATTTTGATTATCTTGGTTACTTTTTTCTTCGATACAATGAATACAAAAGGCGGAAAGAAAGTTTTATGTCGATGGCGCGATCCTATATTTCTGGTGGCAAGAATAAATAG